In Pseudomonas sp. DNDY-54, a genomic segment contains:
- a CDS encoding site-specific integrase: protein MGKIRARSDNEKLFFDFTYLDQRCREQTALPDTPANRKKLEKILERIEAEITLGSFDYATYFPQSSKVLEISRLQAGCASLKTPLFKDFAELWFEEMKVEWRDTHAKTVRLTLDKHLLPEFGKKEVSAITKAELLSFRSALGKVPGQKGQSLTATRINHIMTPLRMILSEAADRFEFTSPYLNIKSLKVPKTDVEPFTLDEVLQILGTVRDDFRNYYTVRFFTGMRTAEIDGLQWKYVDFQRRQILIRETWVGGKLDYTKNDGSQREIDMSEPVYQALLGQREKTGSGQFVFCTREGTPHAYRNINDRVWYPLLRHLGLRRRRPYQTRHTAATLWLAAGENPEWIARQMGHTTTEMLFRVYSRYVPNLTRRDGSAFDNLIKANLKA, encoded by the coding sequence ATGGGTAAAATTCGAGCCCGCTCCGACAACGAAAAGCTGTTTTTTGACTTCACATATCTGGATCAGCGCTGCCGTGAGCAGACCGCGCTGCCTGATACGCCCGCTAACCGGAAAAAGCTCGAGAAGATCCTGGAGCGCATCGAAGCGGAAATTACCCTTGGGAGCTTCGACTACGCCACCTACTTCCCCCAAAGCAGCAAAGTGCTAGAGATCAGTCGGCTGCAGGCTGGCTGTGCATCGCTGAAAACACCACTGTTCAAGGATTTTGCAGAACTGTGGTTTGAGGAGATGAAGGTCGAATGGCGTGATACGCACGCCAAAACCGTGCGCCTTACCCTTGATAAGCATTTGCTGCCTGAGTTCGGTAAGAAAGAGGTCAGCGCCATCACCAAAGCAGAACTTCTGTCATTCCGCTCGGCACTCGGCAAAGTCCCCGGGCAGAAAGGTCAGAGTCTGACAGCGACGCGAATCAACCACATCATGACGCCATTGCGCATGATCCTTAGTGAGGCAGCTGACCGCTTCGAGTTTACCTCGCCATACCTTAACATCAAATCACTGAAAGTCCCCAAGACAGACGTGGAGCCCTTCACTCTGGATGAGGTGCTGCAGATCCTCGGCACAGTGCGTGACGATTTCCGCAACTACTACACGGTGCGTTTCTTCACCGGTATGCGGACGGCCGAAATTGATGGTTTGCAGTGGAAGTACGTCGACTTTCAGCGGCGGCAGATTCTGATCCGTGAAACCTGGGTGGGCGGCAAGCTCGACTACACGAAGAACGACGGCTCGCAGCGTGAGATCGATATGTCCGAGCCTGTTTACCAGGCGCTCCTCGGCCAGCGGGAGAAAACCGGCAGCGGACAGTTCGTCTTTTGCACCCGCGAAGGTACGCCGCACGCATACCGCAACATCAACGACCGGGTTTGGTATCCGCTGCTACGTCATCTGGGTTTGCGTAGGCGGCGCCCCTACCAAACCCGTCATACAGCCGCGACCCTGTGGTTGGCGGCTGGTGAAAACCCGGAGTGGATCGCCCGGCAGATGGGGCATACCACCACCGAGATGCTGTTCCGTGTCTATTCGCGCTATGTGCCCAACCTGACTCGCCGTGATGGCAGTGCCTTCGACAACCTGATCAAAGCCAATCTCAAGGCCTGA
- a CDS encoding co-regulatory protein PtrA N-terminal domain-containing protein, whose protein sequence is MKLFKSLSVLLAIAASSSYAMAEGGGDRTFARMEQARQVAIASYQADQNDQAQELAAKETSAKHAHANC, encoded by the coding sequence ATGAAACTTTTCAAATCCCTTTCTGTACTGCTCGCCATCGCAGCAAGCTCTTCCTATGCAATGGCAGAAGGTGGTGGTGATCGTACCTTTGCTCGTATGGAGCAGGCTCGCCAAGTAGCGATCGCTAGTTATCAGGCTGACCAGAACGACCAAGCCCAGGAGCTAGCCGCGAAGGAAACTTCAGCGAAGCACGCTCATGCTAATTGCTGA
- a CDS encoding DMT family transporter, translating to MPVRQTYLCLLILGTAFWGISFAFTKVGVADGSPFVFLGYKFALATLVLCVIFFRRLKLINKETLLAGVAIGLPLCLGNIFQTVGLQHTSITNTAFITGLDVLLIPVFKWALFRKRVEPRIWLCCAVALTGLYLIVTRAGLTLNPGDIWIMCCAVFFAAYVLTVGFFSHKYDSMLTVITALATCATGCLFAALFDARAEWAPMDSSFWEGVLFCALLATAFMYAVQSAAQKYLEEEKVALTYLFEPIFAAFAGAMLLGETLDGRTLAGAALIFSALLIAEIDVPKFLSRLLRALFAPWARRQ from the coding sequence ATGCCTGTTCGTCAGACATATCTATGCCTGTTAATCCTCGGAACCGCGTTCTGGGGGATTTCGTTTGCCTTCACCAAAGTGGGTGTTGCGGACGGGTCACCCTTCGTATTCCTGGGGTACAAGTTCGCACTCGCTACGCTAGTGCTTTGCGTGATCTTTTTCAGACGGCTGAAACTGATCAACAAAGAAACGCTCCTGGCCGGCGTGGCCATAGGTCTACCCTTGTGTTTGGGTAACATTTTCCAGACTGTCGGGCTTCAGCACACCAGCATCACCAACACCGCCTTCATCACTGGCCTGGATGTATTGCTCATCCCGGTCTTCAAGTGGGCTCTCTTTCGGAAGCGCGTCGAGCCTCGAATCTGGCTCTGCTGCGCCGTCGCGCTGACAGGGCTCTATCTGATCGTTACGAGGGCCGGGCTTACTCTGAATCCAGGTGACATCTGGATCATGTGCTGTGCAGTCTTTTTTGCCGCATATGTGCTCACGGTTGGCTTCTTCTCGCATAAGTACGACTCGATGCTTACGGTCATCACTGCGCTGGCTACCTGCGCTACTGGATGCCTTTTTGCTGCACTTTTCGACGCTAGGGCCGAATGGGCCCCAATGGATTCCTCCTTCTGGGAAGGAGTTCTGTTCTGCGCGTTGCTCGCCACAGCCTTCATGTACGCGGTTCAGAGTGCTGCGCAGAAGTATCTCGAAGAAGAAAAAGTAGCCCTGACCTACCTGTTCGAGCCCATCTTCGCAGCATTCGCGGGAGCGATGCTCCTTGGCGAAACCTTGGATGGAAGAACCCTGGCCGGTGCAGCTCTCATCTTTTCAGCTCTGCTGATCGCCGAGATTGATGTACCCAAGTTCTTATCCCGCCTGCTGCGCGCCCTGTTTGCCCCGTGGGCTAGGCGCCAATGA
- a CDS encoding heavy metal response regulator transcription factor, whose protein sequence is MKLLVAEDEPKTGTYLQQGLTEAGFTVDRVENGTDAAQHALHGEYDLLILDVMMPGLDGWQVLKNVRAAGNDVPVLFLTARDGVQDRVKGLELGADDYLIKPFAFSELLARIRTLLRRGSHAPNQTILKLLDLEMDLLRRRVTRSGKRIDLTAKEFALLELLLRRRGEVLSKSLIASQVWDMNFDSDTNVIEVAVRRLRAKIDDEFEPKLIQTARGMGYLIEAPGF, encoded by the coding sequence ATGAAGCTTCTTGTTGCTGAAGACGAGCCGAAAACAGGCACCTACCTACAGCAGGGGCTCACGGAGGCCGGCTTCACTGTCGATCGAGTAGAGAACGGGACTGATGCTGCTCAGCATGCGCTTCACGGGGAATACGACCTGCTCATCTTAGATGTGATGATGCCTGGCTTGGATGGGTGGCAGGTTTTAAAGAATGTCCGCGCTGCCGGTAATGACGTTCCAGTGCTATTCCTTACCGCCCGAGACGGGGTTCAGGATCGAGTAAAGGGATTGGAGTTGGGCGCTGATGATTATCTCATCAAGCCGTTTGCTTTCTCCGAACTGCTTGCCAGGATACGCACGCTGCTTCGCCGCGGCAGCCATGCTCCCAACCAAACGATACTCAAGCTCCTCGACCTTGAGATGGACTTGCTGAGACGACGGGTTACGCGATCGGGGAAACGCATAGACCTAACTGCAAAGGAATTCGCACTTCTTGAGCTATTGCTTAGGCGTCGCGGGGAAGTGCTCTCAAAGTCACTTATCGCCTCCCAAGTATGGGACATGAACTTCGATAGCGATACCAATGTAATCGAGGTGGCGGTACGCCGGTTAAGGGCAAAGATTGATGATGAGTTCGAGCCGAAGCTGATACAAACTGCTCGCGGAATGGGCTATCTGATCGAGGCGCCAGGCTTTTAA
- a CDS encoding helix-turn-helix domain-containing protein gives MVKCHLSRLLGERKLKISDVVRDTGMNRGTLTRLYHETAQRVELKDLETICQYLNCQVGDLLELQDDPEG, from the coding sequence ATGGTCAAGTGCCATTTATCTCGCTTACTGGGCGAGCGGAAGCTGAAAATCAGTGACGTAGTCAGGGACACAGGAATGAATCGCGGAACCCTCACGCGGCTCTATCACGAGACCGCGCAGCGCGTGGAGCTCAAGGACCTGGAAACGATCTGCCAGTACCTGAACTGCCAGGTGGGCGATTTGCTGGAACTGCAGGATGATCCGGAGGGCTGA
- a CDS encoding YegP family protein produces the protein MSGTFEIYNDKAGEFRFRLKANNGQAILASEGYKDKSGCLNGVESVKKNAPDDARYERKASGADKFMFNLKAGNHQVVGTSQSYASEASRDKGIESVKNHAPDAKVVEVGN, from the coding sequence ATGTCTGGGACGTTTGAAATATACAACGACAAAGCGGGTGAATTTCGTTTTCGGCTCAAAGCCAACAATGGCCAAGCAATTCTGGCCAGCGAGGGCTACAAGGATAAGTCTGGATGTCTAAATGGAGTCGAGTCAGTCAAAAAAAATGCGCCTGATGATGCACGCTACGAGCGTAAGGCCAGCGGGGCTGACAAGTTTATGTTCAACCTTAAGGCGGGTAATCACCAAGTAGTCGGGACGAGCCAGTCATATGCCTCCGAAGCCTCACGCGACAAGGGTATCGAGTCGGTGAAAAACCACGCACCCGACGCTAAGGTTGTTGAGGTGGGCAATTAA
- a CDS encoding IS3 family transposase (programmed frameshift), which yields MSNPRYPEEFKIEAVKQVTERGLPVAEVAARLGMSTHSLYAWVKRYSKPQERRAQEDDQQAELRRLRTELKRVTEERDILKKGRRVLCQGVRLKYAFINQLSADYSVRRLCLTLKVHASGYYAWLAEPKSARAKDDQRLLGLIKHAWLESGGVYGYRKIHDDLREPGEACGKHRVARLMRLEGLRSQTGYRRRPGRYGGKPPAASPNHLERRFNVTEPNKVWVTDITFIRTYEGWLYLAVVLDLFSRQVIGWSMKPQMTSDLAIDALLMAVWRRKPKQEVMIHSDQGSQFSSGDWQSFLKANNLLGSMCRRGNCHDNAVAESFFQLLKRERIRRKIYSTRQDARADVFDYIEMFYNPKRRHGFNNQLSPVEFEKRHLLSLGSV from the exons ATGAGCAACCCGCGTTATCCCGAAGAATTCAAAATCGAAGCAGTCAAACAGGTGACCGAACGAGGTCTGCCAGTGGCGGAGGTAGCTGCTCGTTTGGGCATGTCGACCCACAGCCTGTATGCCTGGGTTAAGCGCTACAGCAAGCCCCAAGAGCGGCGCGCGCAAGAGGACGATCAGCAAGCTGAGCTGCGTCGTCTTCGTACCGAACTCAAGCGCGTGACCGAAGAGCGAGACATCCTAAAAA AAGGCCGCCGCGTACTTTGCCAAGGAGTGCGGCTGAAGTACGCCTTCATCAACCAGCTATCCGCTGACTATTCGGTTCGCCGCCTGTGCCTGACGCTGAAAGTACATGCCAGTGGTTACTACGCGTGGCTGGCTGAACCGAAGTCGGCACGAGCCAAGGATGATCAACGCCTGCTTGGACTGATTAAGCACGCGTGGCTAGAGAGCGGCGGTGTGTACGGCTACCGCAAAATCCACGACGACCTGCGTGAGCCTGGAGAAGCATGCGGCAAGCATCGTGTTGCTCGACTGATGCGCTTGGAAGGGCTGCGCTCACAGACAGGGTATCGTCGCCGACCGGGCCGCTATGGTGGTAAGCCTCCAGCGGCTTCACCGAATCATCTGGAGCGCCGATTCAATGTCACCGAACCCAACAAGGTCTGGGTCACGGACATCACCTTCATCCGCACCTATGAGGGCTGGTTGTATTTGGCGGTGGTGCTCGATCTGTTCTCGCGGCAGGTAATCGGTTGGTCAATGAAACCGCAGATGACCAGCGACCTGGCTATTGATGCGTTGCTGATGGCAGTTTGGCGGCGTAAGCCAAAGCAGGAAGTGATGATTCACTCAGATCAGGGGAGCCAGTTCAGCAGCGGCGACTGGCAGAGCTTCCTGAAAGCCAACAACTTGCTTGGCAGCATGTGTCGGCGCGGCAATTGCCATGACAACGCAGTAGCGGAAAGCTTTTTCCAGCTGCTGAAGCGGGAACGGATCAGGCGAAAAATCTATAGCACCAGGCAGGACGCACGCGCTGATGTGTTCGACTACATCGAGATGTTTTACAACCCAAAACGCCGACACGGTTTCAACAACCAGCTGTCACCAGTAGAGTTTGAGAAGCGACATTTACTGAGCCTGGGAAGTGTCTAA
- a CDS encoding histone-like nucleoid-structuring protein, MvaT/MvaU family, whose product MSRLAEYRKLEEQLKSQMAELEAMRNDKSLKKDMEFEDKLRSLMGEYSITLPSLINILDPQFGTRRAPVQQGPTPRRARQVKTYKNPHSGEIVATKGGNHKVLKGWKAEYGTDEVESWIQ is encoded by the coding sequence ATGTCCCGACTGGCAGAGTACCGTAAACTGGAAGAGCAATTGAAGTCGCAAATGGCCGAACTTGAGGCCATGAGAAACGACAAGAGCCTTAAAAAGGATATGGAATTTGAAGATAAGCTTCGCTCGCTGATGGGTGAATACAGCATTACTCTACCTAGTTTGATCAATATTCTTGACCCGCAGTTTGGGACTCGTCGCGCTCCGGTTCAGCAAGGCCCGACACCACGCCGTGCTCGTCAGGTCAAGACATACAAGAACCCTCACAGCGGTGAAATAGTTGCGACCAAAGGTGGCAATCACAAGGTCCTGAAAGGCTGGAAAGCAGAATATGGAACGGATGAGGTCGAAAGCTGGATCCAGTGA